The sequence below is a genomic window from Acidobacteriota bacterium.
ACGCATCCCCGGTGGCTTCTTCAAGCGCGAAGGCCGCCCCAGCGAGAAGGAAACCATCACCGCCCGTCTCATCGACCGGCCTCTACGTCCCCTCTTCCCGGACGGCTACTTCAGCGAGACCCAGATCATCGGGTTCGTGTTGTCCGCCGACGGCGAGAACGACAGCGACATCCTCACCATCAACGGCGCGTCCACCGCCCTGGCCCTGTCCGAGATTCCCTTCTACCACCACGTCGGCGCCGTCCGGGTGGGGCTGGTGGAGGACGAGGTGGTGTTCAACCCCACCAACAGCCAGCGCGACATCGCCGACCTCGACCTGGTCGTGGTGGGCTCCGAGAAGGCCGTGGTGATGGTGGAAGCCGCCGCCAACGAGGTGGAAGAGGATGTCATCCTCGAGTGCATCTTCCAGGCTCACGAGGAGATCAAGAAGATCATCGCCGTGCAGCAGGACATGGCCCGCGAGGCCGGCATCAAGAAGCCCGAGTGGGAGTCCCCGGAACCTTATCCCCAGGAACTCTTCGACCGGGTCAAGGACGCCATCGGCGAGCCCCTGCGCAAGGCCCTCTTCACCGCCAAGAAGTTCGACCGCCGGGACAACGTCAACGCGGTGCTGGACCCCTTCCTGGAGACCCTGCCGGAGGACGACGACGAGATCCGCGGCCAGGTCAAGAAGATCGTCCACACCCTCGAGGAGGCTTTCCTGCGGGAGACCATCCTGGAGAATGCCGTCCGCTTCGACGACCGCAAGCTGGACGAGATCCGCGACATCACCATCCAGACCGGACTGCTGCCCCGCACCCACGGCTCGGCCCTCTTCACCCGCGGTGAGACCCAGGCCCTGGTGACGGCGACTCTCGGCACCCGCCGGGACGCACAGATCATCGAGGAATACGAGGGCGAGAGCCTGCAGAAGTTCCTCCTGCACTACAACTTCCCGCCCTTCTCCGTCGGCGAGGTGCGCTTCCTGCGCGGCCCGGGCCGCCGTGAGATCGGTCACGGCGTCCTCGCCCGCCGGGCCATCACCCCGATGCTGCCCCACGAGGACGAGTTCCCCTACACGGTGCGCGTGGTCTCCGACATTCTGGAGTCCAACGGGTCTTCCTCCATGGCCACCGTCTGCGGTGCCTCCTTGGCGCTGTACGACGCCGGCGTGCCCCTGCGGGCGCCGGTGGCCGGCGTCGCCATGGGCCTGATCCAGGACGAGGACGACCGCTTCGCCGTGCTCAGCGACATCGCCGGTCAGGAAGACCACTACGGCGATATGGACTTCAAGGTCGCCGGTACCC
It includes:
- the pnp gene encoding polyribonucleotide nucleotidyltransferase, yielding MKLRREIPVGDDTMIIESGHMATQADGSCTVRVGDTMVLVTATMAKGKASPRGFLPLTVDYREYSSAGGRIPGGFFKREGRPSEKETITARLIDRPLRPLFPDGYFSETQIIGFVLSADGENDSDILTINGASTALALSEIPFYHHVGAVRVGLVEDEVVFNPTNSQRDIADLDLVVVGSEKAVVMVEAAANEVEEDVILECIFQAHEEIKKIIAVQQDMAREAGIKKPEWESPEPYPQELFDRVKDAIGEPLRKALFTAKKFDRRDNVNAVLDPFLETLPEDDDEIRGQVKKIVHTLEEAFLRETILENAVRFDDRKLDEIRDITIQTGLLPRTHGSALFTRGETQALVTATLGTRRDAQIIEEYEGESLQKFLLHYNFPPFSVGEVRFLRGPGRREIGHGVLARRAITPMLPHEDEFPYTVRVVSDILESNGSSSMATVCGASLALYDAGVPLRAPVAGVAMGLIQDEDDRFAVLSDIAGQEDHYGDMDFKVAGTREGITALQMDIKIGGVSKQIMGQALEQAQAGRMHILDLMEKAAPQPSDDLSQYAPRLYTMEISKEKIRNVIGPGGKTIRSIIEETGCDIEIENDGNVIIASPDKPAAQRAIEIIERLTAEPEIGVTYSGRVMRVEGFGAFVEIMPGTEGLCHISELAPYRVGQVEDICTEGDEITVKVIDMDPDSGKIRLSRKAVIMDDPDFDPADYEGMGVPAPSGDRDRGGRGRDRGGRGGDRGGRGGGGGRGRGGRGGGRGR